In Neoarius graeffei isolate fNeoGra1 chromosome 9, fNeoGra1.pri, whole genome shotgun sequence, one genomic interval encodes:
- the xirp2b gene encoding xin actin-binding repeat-containing protein 2 has product MAMYQAAVSKQDTPGFSSGVMKEADICSVPGGLASIRRQFESEERSSTRTVTQFHSTHRSMQEVSNSSELSVRRGIKGGESQQDERVSHQTVHQELASSLENHHGENEEEEYYPKLSAKELARHFEKTIEEAAPNKKIKTERKVTHSQQASDVNVFHQAFMDDISILSNETVEASGTDSWHLRFVPSNDEDLDYLPPPPPDLLEDLSEDIDFPEPPESTPPKKHIIHKDQYCKQRELMEVKRLCKHIHPDVRKDLEQDLYNEVNEMDMEEEMVGDVQDAIHQFEHSISSPNRSPEREYLEWDEILRGEVQSVRWMFENKPLDCIKNCSDDDEDSRNVVQQEIIARGDVKNTALLFETQPMLELDTSYYAKKASYNEIGKKDVRAAAWLFETKPMDSLNKMHGDDEQTKEVVFTQEATHCNVKSMQYMFENQGIDHLGDTETMDEKHLLSLKSVMEEIKADVKITVWHFETQCMCVLREHSGQIVEITCVRREETEKGDIKTSRWLFETQPLEKFNKDLSEVRLISSISLEDNIKDDVKQGRWLFETKRLSSSNEEWERILRQQKEEILGTDVRKQCMVFETQPMDSLKDNSNSRPITTEIIGGDVQTVRHLFETAPSEGLKELLEVGKLKKMVANDEDRGDLRHQQWMMKNPPLENIQNEDDRLGKLNKIAASEEEKGDVKHQKWLFENQRLDDIREEKKEVMKMINIEQIDEESYKGDVRRNCWVFETQPMDTLKDDSNARPVTTEEIIGGDVHSARQIFETVPQDELKELAEVGKLKKRVTAEEEKGDVQHQKLVFESQPLEQIRDEKKEITRTVNVEDIEKVDVTNYMQIFETYDMSRHDESQKIQVEGVTKGSVQSNKEFFESTPIYAMQDSSGHYHEVKTVRREEIVKGDVKTCKWMFETCPVDQFDESIRKYQVIKGITQQEVETGTVKTAKWLFETQPLDAIKYFSNIEDEECFIKETTDIVKGDVKTCKWLFETKPMDALNEKVELSSEKGSNEVYKGDVKTCTWLFETQALDTIRDESETVLKVCTVKQDDIQGKDVRTACFLFETENIENITGEDGCTFKQVTEIDIQSGDVSRMKYIFENQSSDVMTSTSEEFMRQLRSDQAEDIKKGNVGNCKWLFENHPIDTIHENPDEIKGTRTVTDIQGGNVDKGRFIFETCSLDKIQEISSELEMKNLHRIICEDEEKGDVKNYSIMFESQPLYAIQDKEGHYHEVTTLTKEEILKGDVVGTRWLFETKPLDSIRDTDEVHLIKAVTEEDVLKGDVSSARWKFETQPLDKITDHSQMSFKTVEDIRGGDVKANKERFESDLMSQKLVRTVSMSEIHKGDVRAAKWMFETHTIDQIHGENTENQMETVVVEEQVKGDVKQSVWFFEKNPLNSISEKGETKQLIHEEIPKGDVKTTTWLFETTPLPNFNVNSAVKTEIIGKSIKETLNELYCHKMVESKGIIIEADEIGDVRMAKYNLMNKEPPEIQKEEIIKGDLQNIMMNLLYRHDTKENGIVISAQERGNISSTVEQLFNQETGINVKREEIIRGDIQEAINNLLKEENTAKHGILIQEDEKGNVRMTIYSLFNKQENINIEKDDVIKGNVKGCLEKIYNPDTEQIVKIKVDDTEKGNVSFYSTCIESGALDYLKQLQAEHDEIEISKQVKEEIVGGDIRGTKQSLMRNQAKICRLVDREDIVPGDVHTTVKVFMTEPSIEHLQKEEIVGGDLRATLNSLAQSINQSVVLEKEEIVKGDISTALKSLQDAQMHPKEIEKPEIIPGNIKGALKSLKDLATAKVEIVIEDLVPGDIKGVLKSLEEAKRAVREVEKDEIVKGDINSALQSLQEASNERKVYQQELEVQGNVKGTIQLLLEPPLSPRMQRRASTEGDVKLSIKSLYETQEQVQSEKEEVIKGDVKGTIKCLLETAQQTSPKIPRRKPMRKVKVPKAKSHPPSQQDIQSTASKAKNLTKNSQTMNVQKLVTSKSVQSEAKSQGKNTHVTQNTTSAHTPKNTVLEHKTILQTHEVKTLKTEFRNLKTNLKGKIKLDKTKDREQSFPVPSLPSSVPEPDFPAPPTPPPDYGSLSFPTPLPVIQGDNDLPPPPSPPPCDSIKSDPDQLPPPPTPPPPAIEQEFLPPPPTQMELDLIPNITPSKPNKLTVKPVKAPVLCMVPKLEPAIHLDKMDIHSGSAVKLPTNTDTVKNISTAKTECMVSSVSSTLVSSEIQSSISGEPPESPHPPLGFIPPDSPPPQSKSLISNFKTPLIKAEQKYRQQQKESDTSLSSPLFEIDMYESVSTVLEMPSSGGKNTAHSEQGIPFDFSQEKTENKVTKMTSDLEVYDSSKNTAHSEAPPSKPLISTTNKKSPSEAAMISSAKQSIISNQTSQITTVQQQTTPTTSKKKKKNRSLTTSIQQVTSTSVKQSEMVISNTAQVTTNVLALGEDKGHPIVSTDDAVSSAVEIESVKKDIVNNSLAEISSVEDIKKTDISVKTGQRKMSTDQGKPTKVKIDNAIKEAEQKVQKAKKGCKKDDGTETKPAAQTQVVKVAPENVQVRENREKKVTEIKVEKQATQKQVEDGFAAPKKKKKAKSKKDKDTAQQAQGQTQSNATLPQPAYASKVKSPVLTSHQTQEEFAVMQTHKTTQGEHTAVHKEITSTESKVQQSLQQRGTMAKSQKQAKISLKKKEQVDSQQKSKDESINVTGEPTQREPSKALTESTEALKRCAEAQKLLSYISELQDVTEKMDFKSVKTLVNEIPEWFIGPEEKNSLVTGVDDHNLEKLKEIVAQVQNIVQVKLMNVKRNVATTEKHECEATSEKIILGKAAQRISKITIDSRKFETEKKVEEKKIIHESCKQQGKSKNPPDPRSPSPSLKIRSPSPTFITIESTRRTESPQKVAPSPPPMPPTPPPRRSETPTSRLNRASPSPTLGRASSLTRLREATAKLSRGPSPDPAHHPQPVTGKQSETVEVPPTFHCRIKMDSKPPEEGRTLKEHNVSECSEEGAKLSHRSSPDPLHHPEPVTGKKSEIVEVPSMFHCQIKMDSKPPEEGKILKERKVSECSEEGAKLSHRSSPDPLHHPEPVTGEKSEIVEVPSMFHCQIKMDSKPPEEGKILKERKVSECSEEGAKLSHRPSPDPLHHPEPVTGKKSEIVEVPSTFHCQIKMDSKPPEEGSIVKEHKVSEGSEERAKLSHKPSPDPAHHPDPVTGKKSEIVEVPSMFHCQIKMVSKPPEEGKILKERKVSECSEEGAKLSHRPSHDPPRHPEPVTGKKSEIVEVPSTFHCQVRIDSKPAEDRKILKECKDSECSVEEAKVEVDREDGETKVPEEEPGFLKLDLSGLVNKFESPDTKIYTSKEPTDILDQSGIDSETLDKPDYNIKVVKDISEMAEQSSSVKEQKSKQEEQMSRVGKTTPQDSKHEPQQTFQQISQQTSPLPLLKDIMLGKSAGPCGFSETKNITEHYSTVDEAGTKITGTRSTTTVSKHSESVLSQHVPFSYADAVKKKAPEVKVSPEASAEELLKKFHEMWTESENVFKSLGYSVSDSSSKVGAVHSMSEESVSHGGSDSRQKEVP; this is encoded by the exons GTCATGAAGGAAGCTGATATCTGCTCTGTGCCTGGAGGACTGGCCAGCATTCGCAGACAGTTTGAGAGTGAAGAGAGGTCTTCCACTCGCACAGTTACAcagtttcactccacacacagatCAATGCAG GAAGTGTCAAACTCATCTGAGCTATCAGTGAGAAGAGGAATTAAAGGAGGAGAATCCCAACAGGACGAAAGG GTTTCACATCAGACAGTTCACCAGGAGCTGGCCTCTAGTCTTGAAAACCATCATGGCGAGAATG AAGAAGAGGAGTATTATCCAAAACTTTCAGCCAAAGAACTGGCACGGCACTTTGAGAAAACCATTGAGGAAGCTGCCCCAAATAAGAAAATTAAG ACTGAACGTAAAGTCACCCATTCTCAGCAGGCCTCAGATGTAAATGTATTCCATCAGGCTTTCATGGATGACATATCCATCCTATCAAATGAAACAGTAGAAGCTTCTGGAACAGATTCATGGCATTTAAGATTTGTGCCTTCTAATGATGAAGACTTGGATTACTTACCTCCTCCACCACCAGATTTACTGGAGGATCTCTCTGAAGACATAGATTTCCCAGAGCCCCCTGAATCAACACCCCCAAAGAAGCACATCATTCACAAAGACCAATACTGTAAACAGAGAGAACTAATGGAAGTGAAGCGCCTGTGCAAGCACATTCACCCTGATGTTAGGAAAGACCTGGAGCAAGATTTATATAATGAGGTAAATGAGATGGACATGGAAGAGGAGATGGTAGGTGATGTACAGGATGCCATACACCAGTTTGAACACAGCATCAGTAGCCCGAACAGGAGCCCAGAGAGAGAATATCTGGAATGGGATGAAATCCTGAGAGGGGAGGTACAGTCTGTGCGCTGGATGTTTGAGAATAAACCTCTGGACTGCATTAAGAACTGTTCAGATGATGATGAGGACAGCAGAAATGTAGTTCAGCAAGAGATCATAGCTAGAGGTGATGTAAAAAACACTGCTTTGTTGTTTGAGACTCAACCCATGTTAGAACTAGACACTAGTTATTATGCAAAGAAAGCTTCTTACAATGAAATAGGTAAAAAAGATGTTCGTGCAGCAGCCTGGTTGTTTGAAACAAAGCCAATGGATTCACTGAATAAGATGCATGGTGATGATGAGCAAACCAAAGAGGTTGTCTTCACACAAGAAGCAACCCACTGTAATGTGAAATCTATGCAGTACATGTTTGAAAATCAGGGAATAGATCATCTGGGTGATACTGAAACCATGGATGAAAAGCACCTTCTAAGTCTGAAATCTGTCATGGAAGAGATTAAAGCTGATGTTAAGATAACTGTCTGGCACTTTGAGACCCAGTGTATGTGTGTTTTAAGGGAGCACTCAGGTCAAATAGTGGAAATTACCTGTGTTCGTCGTGAAGAGACAGAGAAAGGAGATATCAAAACATCACGGTGGCTTTTTGAGACACAGCCTCTTGAAAAATTCAACAAAGACCTTTCCGAAGTTAGACTCATCTCCAGTATTTCATTGGAAGACAATATTAAAGATGATGTGAAACAAGGAAGATGGTTATTTGAAACAAAAAGGCTGAGCTCTTCAAATGAAGAGTGGGAAAGGATACTTAGGCAACAGAAAGAGGAAATTCTTGGAACTGATGTTCGTAAACAATGCATGGTGTTTGAGACTCAGCCCATGGATTCTCTAAAAGATAATTCCAACTCCAGACCCATCACCACTGAAATCATTGGTGGTGATGTACAAACAGTAAGGCATTTATTTGAAACAGCACCATCAGAAGGATTGAAAGAACTGCTAGAGGTGGGAAAGCTGAAGAAAATGGTGGCAAATGATGAGGACAGAGGGGACCTACGACACCAACAATGGATGATGAAGAATCCACCTCTAGAGAACATACAAAATGAGGATGATAGACTGGGAAAGCTAAATAAAATAGCTGCTTCAGAAGAAGAGAAAGGTGATGTAAAACATCAGAAATGGCTATTTGAAAACCAGAGACTTGATGATATCAGAGAGGAAAAGAAGGAAGTGATGAAAATGATTAACATTGAACAGATAGATGAAGAAAGCTACAAAGGTGATGTGCGCAGGAATTGCTGGGTATTTGAGACTCAACCTATGGACACATTAAAGGATGATTCAAAtgccagacctgtgacaactgaaGAAATTATTGGAGGGGATGTTCACAGTGCCAGACAAATTTTTGAAACTGTTCCCCAAGATGAGTTGAAGGAACTTGCAGAAGTGGGGAAACTCAAAAAAAGAGTGACAGCTGAAGAGGAGAAGGGTGATGTACAACACCAGAAACTGGTGTTTGAAAGCCAGCCACTAGAACAAATTAGGGATGAAAAAAAGGAAATAACTAGAACAGTGAATGTAGAGGATATTGAAAAAGTGGATGTAACAAATTACATGCAAATCTTTGAAACATATGATATGAGCAGACATGATGAAAGTCAGAAGATTCAAGTTGAAGGTGTGACCAAAGGCTCTGTACAATCCAACAAAGAGTTTTTTGAATCTACACCAATTTATGCTATGCAGGATAGCTCAGGCCACTATCATGAAGTGAAAACTGTGAGGCGTGAAGAGATTGTGAAAGGAGATGTGAAAACCTGTAAATGGATGTTTGAAACCTGTCCCGTTGACCAGTTTGATGAAAGTATAAGAAAGTACCAAGTCATTAAAGGGATTACTCAGCAAGAGGTTGAAACAGGTACAGTCAAAACAGCTAAATGGCTTTTTGAAACTCAGCCTCTTGATGCCATCAAATACTTCAGCAATATTGAAGATGAAGAGTGTTTTATTAAAGAGACAACCGATATCGTCAAAGGTGATGTAAAGACCTGTAAGTGGCTATTTGAGACCAAACCGATGGATGCGCTGAACGAAAAGGTTGAGCTCAGTAGTGAAAAAGGAAGTAATGAGGTTTATAAAGGTGATGTTAAAACCTGCACCTGGCTCTTTGAAACCCAAGCGCTTGATACCATTCGAGATGAGTCTGAGACTGTATTGAAAGTATGCACTGTAAAACAAGACGACATTCAGGGAAAAGACGTACGTACGGCTTGCTTTCTCTTTGAGACTGAGAACATCGAAAACATCACTGGAGAGGATGGATGCACTTTTAAGCAGGTGACTGAGATTGATATCCAGTCTGGAGATGTATCACGAATGAAATACATATTTGAGAACCAGTCCTCTGATGTCATGACTTCAACCTCAGAGGAATTCATGCGCCAGTTGAGGTCAGACCAGGCTGAGGACATTAAGAAAGGAAATGTTGGAAACTGCAAATGGCTCTTTGAAAACCATCCAATAGATACAATCCATGAGAACCCAGATGAAATAAAGGGGACACGCACTGTGACTGACATCCAGGGAGGCAATGTGGATAAGGGCCGTTTCATTTTTGAGACCTGTTCCTTAGACAAAATACAAGAGATTTCTTCTGAGTTAGAGATGAAAAATCTGCACAGAATAATCTGTGAGGATGAGGAGAAAGGAGACGTTAAAAATTATTCAATAATGTTTGAATCTCAGCCACTTTATGCTATCCAGGACAAAGAAGGACATTACCATGAGGTGACCACACTTACAAAAGAAGAGATACTGAAAGGGGATGTCGTAGGCACCCGCTGGCTATTTGAAACAAAGCCTCTTGATTCCATTAGAGATACTGATGAAGTCCACCTAATCAAAGCTGTTACCGAAGAGGATGTTCTAAAAGGTGATGTCAGTTCTGCTAGATGGAAATTTGAAACCCAACCTCTTGACAAGATTACTGACCATAGCCAAATGTCTTTTAAAACTGTGGAAGACATTCGAGGGGGCGATGTCAAGGCAAACAAAGAGCGCTTTGAATCTGACTTGATGTCACAGAAGTTAGTCCGTACCGTTAGCATGAGTGAGATTCATAAAGGTGATGTGAGAGCAGCTAAGTGGATGTTTGAGACTCACACCATTGATCAGATCCATGGGGAAAACACAGAAAACCAAATGGAGACAGTTGTTGTGGAAGAACAAGTCAAAGGAGATGTTAAACAATCCGTGTGGTTTTTTGAGAAAAATCCACTCAATAGCATCAGTGAAAAGGGGGAGACTAAGCAGCTCATTCATGAAGAAATACCCAAGGGAGATGTCAAAACAACAACTTGGCTTTTTGAGACTACTCCATTACCTAATTTCAATGTGAACAGTGCAGTGAAAACTGAAATCATTGGTAAAAGTATAAAAGAAACTCTTAATGAGCTATACTGTCACAAAATGGTGGAATCCAAAGGGATTATAATAGAGGCTGATGAGATTGGGGATGTGCGCATGGCTAAGTATAATCTAATGAATAAAGAGCCCCCTGAGATTCAGAAGGAAGAAATTATCAAAGGAGACTTGCAGAACATCATGATGAATCTCCTTTACAGGCATGACACCAAAGAAAATGgaattgttatcagtgcacaggaaAGAGGAAATATCAGTAGCACTGTGGAACAGCTGTTCAACCAGGAGACTGGCATTAATGTAAAAAGAGAGGAAATTATTCGAGGTGACATTCAAGAAGCCATAAACAATCTACTGAAAGAAGAGAACACAGCCAAGCATGGCATTCTTATTCAAGAGGATGAAAAAGGAAATGTTCGCATGACTATATATTCTCTTTTTAATAAACAAGAGAATATCAATATTGAAAAAGATGATGTGATCAAAGGCAATGTCAAAGGTTGTCTTGAAAAAATTTATAATCCAGACACAGAACAGATTGTTAAAATTAAGGTAGATGACACAGAAAAGGGAAATGTGAGCTTTTATTCAACCTGTATTGAGTCTGGGGCTCTGGACTACCTGAAACAGCTCCAAGCAGAGCATGATGAGATAGAAATAAGTAAGCAAGTAAAGGAAGAAATTGTTGGTGGTGATATTAGAGGGACAAAACAAAGCCTTATGCGTAATCAGGCTAAAATCTGTCGCCTAGTGGATAGGGAAGATATTGTGCCTGGTGATGTCCATACCACAGTGAAGGTTTTCATGACAGAGCCTTCAATTGAACATCTTCAGAAAGAGGAAATAGTAGGAGGTGATTTAAGAGCCACTCTGAACTCACTGGCACAGTCTATAAATCAGTCAGTTGTTCTGGAGAAAGAGGAGATTGTAAAAGGTGACATATCTACTGCCCTCAAGTCTCTACAAGATGCCCAAATGCATCCTAAAGAGATAGAAAAGCCTGAAATAATCCCTGGCAACATCAAAGGAGCATTGAAATCACTGAAAGACTTGGCTACTGCTAAAGTTGAAATTGTTATCGAAGATTTAGTCCCAGGTGATATTAAAGGTGTATTAAAATCTCTGGAGGAAGCCAAACGAGCAGTGAGAGAAGTGGAGAAAGATGAAATTGTAAAAGGTGACATTAATTCAGCCTTGCAGAGTCTACAAGAAGCTTCTAATGAGCGCAAGGTTTACCAGCAAGAGTTAGAAGTCCAGGGAAATGTGAAAGGGACAATTCAGCTCTTATTAGAACCTCCTTTATCTCCCAGAATGCAACGCAGGGCCAGCACAGAGGGTGATGTGAAGCTGTCAATAAAATCACTATATGAGACACAGGAGCAGGTGCAGTCAGAGAAAGAGGAGGTGATAAAAGGGGATGTTAAAGGCACAATAAAATGCTTGCTAGAAACAGCACAACAAACAAGCCCAAAGATTCCCAGAAGAAAACCGATGAGAAAAGTAAAAGTTCCCAAAGCAAAATCCCATCCTCCTTCTCAACAAGACATCCAGTCAACTGCCAGTAAAGCGAAGAATTTAACCAAAAACAGTCAGACAATGAATGTGCAAAAACTTGTAACCAGCAAATCCGTGCAAAGTGAAGCCAAATCTCAAGGGAAAAACACACACGTCACTCAAAACACAACCAGTGCACATACACCAAAAAACACTGTACTAGAACATAAAACAATATTACAAACTCATGAGGTTAAAACTTTAAAAACTGAATTCCGCAACCTCAAAACAAACCTTAAAGGTAAAATAAAATTAGATAAAACCAAAGACAGAGAGCAAAGCTTTCCAGTACCATCTCTACCATCTTCAGTGCCTGAGCCTGACTTCCCTGCTCCTCCAACTCCTCCTCCAGATTATGGTAGCCTTTCCTTTCCTACCCCTCTTCCTGTTATCCAGGGTGATAATGACCTTCCTCCACCACCCAGTCCTCCTCCTTGTGACTCAATAAAATCAGATCCTGACCAATTACCTCCCCCTCCTACTCCACCACCTCCTGCAATTGAACAAGAATTCCTTCCCCCTCCTCCAACTCAGATGGAGCTAGACCTCATTCCTAATATAACACCAAGCAAGCCTAACAAATTGACTGTAAAGCCAGTCAAAGCTCCAGTTCTGTGTATGGTGCCAAAGTTGGAACCAGCCATACATCTTGACAAAATGGATATACATTCCGGATCAGCTGTGAAACTGCCTACAAACACTGACACAGTGAAAAATATCAGCACAGCGAAGACAGAATGTATGGTTTCATCAGTCTCATCAACTCTGGTCTCATCTGAGATCCAGTCATCCATTTCAGGGGAGCCACCTGAGTCCCCACATCCTCCCTTGGGTTTCATTCCACCAGATTCACCACCACCACAAAGCAAATCTCTGATAAGTAATTTCAAAACTCCATTAATTAAGGCTGAGCAAAAATACAGACAGCAGCAAAAGGAGAGCGACACATCATTGAGCTCACCACTCTTTGAAATTGACATGTATGAGTCCGTCAGCACAGTCCTTGAAATGCCTTCCTCAGGAGGCAAGAACACTGCACATTCTGAACAGGGCATACCATTTGATTTCTCTCAAGAGAAAACTGAAAATAAAGTGACCAAAATGACATCAGACTTAGAAGTATATGATTCATCCAAGAATACTGCACATTCAGAAGCTCCACCAAGCAAGCCTTTAATCTCTACCACaaataaaaaatctccttctgaAGCTGCCATGATTTCCTCAGCTAAGCAGTCCATTATCTCTAATCAGACATCTCAAATCACTACGGTTCAGCAGCAGACTACACCTACCACAtctaaaaagaagaaaaaaaacaggtcATTGACAACTAGTATTCAGCAAGTGACCTCTACTTCTGTTAAACAGTCAGAAATGGTCATTAGCAATACTGCACAGGTAACCACAAATGTACTGGCACTCGGTGAAGATAAAGGTCATCCAATTGTCTCTACAGATGACGCTGTGAGTAGTGCAGTTGAGATAGAAAGTGTCAAGAAAGATATTGTAAATAATAGTTTGGCTGAAATATCTTCAGTCGAGGACATTAAGAAAACTGACATTTCTGTAAAAACAGGGCAGAGAAAGATGTCCACTGATCAGGGCAAACCTACAAAGGTAAAGATTGACAATGCAATTAAAGAAGCTGAGCAAAAGGTTCAAAAAGCAAAGAAAGGCTGCAAGAAAGATGATGGCACAGAAACAAAGCCAGCAGCTCAAACTCAAGTGGTAAAGGTGGCACCAGAAAATGTCCAGGTGAGAGAGAACAGAGAAAAGAAAGTTACAGAGATTAAAGTGGAGAAACAGGCCACACAAAAGCAGGTTGAGGATGGTTTTGCTGCgccaaagaaaaagaagaaagctaAATCTAAGAAGGATAAGGACACAGCTCAACAAGCCCAAGGGCAAACACAAAGTAATGCTACTCTTCCTCAGCCTGCCTACGCCTCAAAGGTAAAATCTCCAGTTCTGACATCTCATCAGACACAAGAGGAATTTGCAGTGATGCAGACCCACAAAACCACTCAAGGAGAACACACTGCAGTGCACAAAGAGATCACCAGCACAGAGAGTAAAGTTCAGCAAAGCTTGCAGCAACGGGGCACTATGGCAAAGTCTCAAAAACaggccaagatttctctgaaaaagaaagaacagGTTGACAGCCAACAGAAATCTAAAGATGAAAGCATAAATGTGACAGGGGAGCCAACACAAAGGGAGCCTTCCAAGGCTTTGACAGAGAGCACAGAAGCATTAAAAAGATGTGCAGAAGCTCAGAAGTTGCTGTCTTATATCTCAGAGTTACAGGACGTTACAGAGAAAATGGACTTCAAGAGTGTGAAGACATTAGTTAATGAAATCCCAGAGTGGTTTATTGGACCAGAGGAAAAAAATAGCTTGGTGACAGGTGTAGATGACCATAATTTGGAGAAACTCAAAGAAATTGTAGCTCAAGTACAAAATATTGTTCAAGTAAAACTAATGAATGTCAAAAGGAATGTTGCAACTACTGAAAAACATGAATGTGAAGCTACATCTGAAAAAATTATTTTGGGTAAGGCTGCTCAAAGGATTTCAAAAATCACAATAGACTCCAGAAAATTTGAAACAGAAAAGAAAGTAGAGGAGAAAAAAATCATTCATGAAAGTTGCAAGCAGCAAGGCAAGAGCAAAAATCCTCCTGACCCCAGATCACCATCACCTTCATTAAAAATACGCTCACCCTCACCCACATTTATCACCATTGAATCCACAAGAAGAACCGAGTCACCACAAAAAGTAGCGCCATCTCCTCCACCAATGCCACCTACTCCTCCACCACGCAGGTCTGAAACACCTACATCACGTTTAAACAGAGCATCTCCATCACCCACTCTTGGGAGAGCTAGCAGTCTAACAAGGCTCAGAGAAGCAACAGCTAAACTTTCTCGTGGACCCTCACCTGATCCTGCACATCATCCTCAGCCAGTTACAGGGAAGCAGTCTGAGACTGTGGAAGTGCCACCCACATTTCATTGTCGAATTAAAATGGATTCTAAGCCTCCTGAGGAAGGAAGGACTCTGAAAGAGCATAATGTTTCTGAATGTTCAGAGGAAGGGGCTAAACTTTCTCATAGATCCTCACCTGATCCTCTGCATCATCCTGAGCCAGTTACAGGGAAGAAGTCTGAGATTGTGGAAGTGCCATCCATGTTTCATTGTCAAATTAAAATGGATTCTAAGCCTCCTGAAGAAGGAAAGATTCTGAAAGAGCGTAAAGTCTCTGAATGTTCAGAAGAAGGGGCTAAACTTTCTCATAGATCCTCACCTGATCCTCTGCATCATCCTGAGCCAGTTACAGGGGAGAAGTCTGAGATTGTGGAAGTGCCATCCATGTTTCATTGTCAAATTAAAATGGATTCTAAGCCTCCTGAAGAAGGAAAGATTCTGAAAGAGCGTAAAGTCTCTGAATGTTCAGAAGAAGGGGCTAAACTTTCTCATAGACCTTCACCTGATCCTTTACATCATCCTGAGCCAGTTACGGGGAAGAAGTCTGAGATTGTGGAAGTGCCATCCACATTTCACTGTCAAATTAAAATGGATTCTAAGCCTCCTGAGGAAGGAAGCATTGTGAAAGAGCATAAAGTTTCTGAAGGTTCAGAAGAAAGGGCTAAACTTTCTCATAAACCTTCACCTGATCCTGCACATCATCCTGATCCAGTTACAGGGAAGAAGTCTGAGATTGTGGAAGTGCCATCCATGTTTCATTGTCAAATTAAAATGGTTTCTAAGCCTCCTGAAGAAGGAAAGATTCTGAAAGAGCGTAAAGTCTCTGAATGTTCAGAAGAAGGGGCTAAACTTTCTCATAGACCTTCACATGATCCTCCGCGTCATCCTGAGCCAGTTACAGGGAAGAAGTCTGAGATTGTGGAAGTGCCATCCACATTTCATTGTCAAGTCAGAATtgattctaaacctgctgaggaTAGAAAGATTCTAAAAGAGTGTAAAGACTCTGAATGTTCAGTGGAAGAGGCTAAAGTGGAAGTGGATAGAGAAGATGGTGAAACTAAAGTACCAGAGGAAGAACCAGGTTTTCTCAAGCTGGACTTATCTGGACTGGTCAACAAATTTGAGAGCCCAGATACAAAGATTTACACCAGTAAAGAACCTACTGACATCCTAGATCAGTCTGGCATTGACAGTGAAACCCTAGATAAACCAGACTATAACATCAAGGTTGTAAAAGACATTTCTGAAATGGCTGAGCAAAGTTCCTctgtgaaagaacagaaaagcaaACAGGAGGAGCAGATGTCAAGAGTTGGCAAAACCACGCCTCAAGATTCAAAGCATGAGCCTCAACAGACATTCCAGCAGATCTCCCAGCAAACATCACCTCTGCCTCTGCTGAAAGATATAATGCTGGGAAAATCAGCTGGTCCATGTGGCTTTTCAGAGACAAAAAACATTACAGAGCATTACTCCACTGTCGATGAAGCTGGCACAAAGATAACTGGGACAAGAAGCACAACAACTGTATCAAAACATTCTGAGAGTGTTCTCTCACAGCATGTTCCATTCTCTTATGCTGATGCTGTGAAGAAAAAGGCCCCAGAGGTGAAGGTATCCCCTGAagcctctgctgaagaattgttgAAAAAATTCCACGAGATGTGGACTGAGAGTGAAAACGTGTTTAAAAGCCTAGGCTACAGTGTCTCAG ATTCGAGTTCCAAAGTCGGAGCTGTGCACAGTATGTCGGAAGAGAGTGTATCCCATGGAGGGTCTGATAGCAGACAAAAAGAAGTTCCATAA